GCGGCCGGGGTCGAGATCACCAGCGCGCAGGGGCAGCCGATGAGGAGGATGGCAAGGCCCTTGTAGATCCAGGCATCCCACGCCCCGCCGAACAGCAGCGGCGGGATGACCGCCACCAGCGCCGCCACCACCACCACGCCGGGGGTGTAGTAGCGCGAGAAGCGATCGATGAGCCGCTCGGTGGGCGCGCGCTTTTCCTGCGCCTCCTCCACCAGCTTCACCACCCGGGCGATGGTGTTGTCCTCGGCGGTGGCGGTGACGCGCACGCGCAGCGCCGCCTCCCCGTTCACGGTGCCGGCGAAGACGGTGGCGTCGGGCCCCTTGCGCACCGGCACGCTCTCGCCGGTCACCGGGCTCTCGTCGATGCCGCTCTCGCCGGCGACGATGAGGCCGTCAGCGGAAATCCGGTCGCCGGGCCGCACCAGGATCACCTCGCCCACGACGAGGCTGGCGGCGGGCACCTCGACCGTGGCGCCGTCGCGCTCCACCAATGCGGTCTTTGGCACCAGCGCGGTGAGCGCGCGGATGCTGGCGCGCGCCCGGCCGGCGGCGACGCCTTCCAGCAATTCGCCCACCAGGAACAGGAACACCACCGCCGCCGCCTCCTCGGCCGCGCCGATGACCACGGCGCCCGCCGCTGCGATGGTCATCAGCATCTCGATGGTGAAGGGCATGCCGTTCGCGGCGGCCGCGATGGCGCGCCGGGCGATGGGCACGAGGCCCACCAGCATGGCGGCGAGGAACAGCCACGATTGCACCGCCGGGACGAAGGTCCCGATGCCGGAGGCCGCAACCAAAGCGAGGCCGCTCAGGAGGGTGAGGCGCGCCTTGCCGGTGGACCACCATCTGCCTTCGGCGGCGGGGACAGCACCATGGTCGTGGCCGCCGGTTTCGGCGTGGTCGTGCTTTGCGTGATCGTGGCCGGTGTGGTCGTGGCCCGCATGGTCGTGGTCGGAATGATCGTGCCCCGCGCAGCTCTCTCCATGGTCGTGTGCCTTGCGCTGCCCGCCGCCGGCCGCGAGCGGAGCGAGGGCGTAGCCCATGGGGGAAAGGCGCCCGGCGAGGGGCGCAAGGTCGGCGTCCGGGGCGTGGCGGATCACCAGCGTGCCGGCCGCCACCGAGACCTCGGCTTCCGCCACGCCGGCGATGCGCAGCGTGGTGCCCTCGATCTTCGCGGCGCAGGAGGCGCAGTCCATCCCGGTCACCCGGAACCGGCTTTGAACGAGAGGAGCGGTCATGATGCGGCCTTTCTTTGCGTCACGCTGCGGATCCTAGATGCTCTAGTCACTAGAGGAGCAAGCCCCAATGTCCGGCCCGTCGTCCGAAAATTTTCCCGACCTCCTGCCCATCGGCGCGGCGGCGCGCTTAAGCGGGGTGAAGGTGCCCACCATCCGCTTCTATGAGGAGATCGGCCTGATGCCGGCGCTGCCGCGCACCGAGGGCAACCGCCGCCTCTACAGCGCCACCCACCTGCAGCGGCTGGCCTTCATCCGCCATGCGTGCGAGCTGGGCTTTGACATCGAGGC
The nucleotide sequence above comes from Xanthobacter flavus. Encoded proteins:
- a CDS encoding heavy metal translocating P-type ATPase, giving the protein MTAPLVQSRFRVTGMDCASCAAKIEGTTLRIAGVAEAEVSVAAGTLVIRHAPDADLAPLAGRLSPMGYALAPLAAGGGQRKAHDHGESCAGHDHSDHDHAGHDHTGHDHAKHDHAETGGHDHGAVPAAEGRWWSTGKARLTLLSGLALVAASGIGTFVPAVQSWLFLAAMLVGLVPIARRAIAAAANGMPFTIEMLMTIAAAGAVVIGAAEEAAAVVFLFLVGELLEGVAAGRARASIRALTALVPKTALVERDGATVEVPAASLVVGEVILVRPGDRISADGLIVAGESGIDESPVTGESVPVRKGPDATVFAGTVNGEAALRVRVTATAEDNTIARVVKLVEEAQEKRAPTERLIDRFSRYYTPGVVVVAALVAVIPPLLFGGAWDAWIYKGLAILLIGCPCALVISTPAAIAAGLSAGARRGLLLKGGAVLETAGKVTTVCFDKTGTLTAGKPQVTDVIAFALPDAEVLRLAAALETGSSHPLAKAILDRAAADAIAIPVAEAAQALGGKGVSAQVEGREVFLGSPQAAAARAALSQEQADRIAALNDAGKTVSLLVADGAIAGAIAMRDEPRPDAPEGLAALKREGIRTLMLTGDNRRTAEAIGRQLGIEVRAELLPQDKLRIVGELQQEGAVVAKVGDGINDAPALAAADIGIAMGGGTDVALETADAAALHGRVKDVASMIALSRRTMGNIHQNIAISLGLKAVFLVTTIAGITGLWPAILADTGATVLVTLNALRLLSWGRG